AGGAGCGATTTCGCGAGGCCAAAAAGAGGGTCGAGGAACTCAAGGGATTTTATGGCAATTTGACATCTTACATTGTGGTGAATATCGGACTGGCGATACTGAATCTGATGACTTCGCCGGAACAGCTATGGTTTTTCTGGCCGATGTTCGGCTGGGGAATCGGGGTGCTGTTCCATGCCATGAAAGTATTCCGATTCACGCCATTTATGGGTAAGGACTGGGAGGAACGCAAAATCCGCCAGTTTATGGAAGCAGAAAGGAAACGCAACGAATCGTTTAAGAGCGAATAATATGAAGACGTACAAAGAATCCCCGGTCAATGAAAATTATGCGTTTGCTGAAAAAAGGGTCAAGCGCATCAAAGGGTTTTATACGCACCTGCTCATTTACGCAGTAATCAACCTGGCCGCATTGATTGCAGTTTATTTTGAGGTAAAGACGGTATCCGACTTTTGGAAACTGAAAAACTTCTGGATGCTCCTGTCTTGGGGCGTCGGCCTTGCCGCGCATGCTGTTTCCGTATTCGGACCCCATGTATTGTTCGGACCAAAATGGGAAGAACGCAAGATACGCCAGATCATAGAAAAGGAGCGAAAATCACAACACTGGGAATAATATGAACCTGATCATTATCGAAGACGAAAAGCCGGCAGCCAGGCTATTGCAGCGTAAACTCGAAAAATTCGGATTAAAGACAGCGACGATGCTCCATTCGGTGGAAGATGCGGTCGCGTGGTTTCAGAATAACCCGCATCCGGATTTGATTTTCCTGGATATCCAGCTTTCCGACGGACTCTCTTTCGAAATTTTCGAAAAGGTCGACATACGCAGCGCCGTGATTTTTACGACGGCTTACGACGAATATGCATTGCGCGCGTTCAAGCTCAATAGTGTTGATTATCTGTTGAAGCCCATTGACGAAGACGAGCTTGAAGCGGCACTTCACAAGTTTCGTGCCATGATACCACAGCAGCCGTTTGATTTTGAATCCATCCGCAGGATGTTCTCCAATCCGTCCGAAAAAAATCATAAAAGCAGGTTCACCGTCAAGATCGGCCAGCACCTTAAAGTCATTGGCATTGATGAGATTGAGTGTTTCTACAGTGAAAATAAAGGCACCTACCTCCACACGCTCGACAACCGGGACTACCTCATTGAGAGCTCGCTGGAAACATTAGAGCAGGAACTCGACCCGGATAAATTTTACCGCATCAGCCGCAAATTTATTGTGCCGTTGCAGTCCATCCGTGAAATCGTCGTGTACAGCAACTCGAGACTGAAGCTGATCTTACCTACGTACAAGAGTGACGATGTGGTCGTCAGCCGCGAGAAGGTATCGGATTTTAAAGCATGGATCAATTAGCCGTTTTTGATCCGAAATGTATCGCAAAAATTTAACGATTGCGATGCGATTTGCACCATTCGATGCTGAGGAGAATTTGTATTTTACCTTCAGGGAAGGGGCGATTGCAGCCCTAATCAATTTTTACGGAGCGCTGTTACGGAAAATCCATACCGTATGTTAAACTTTGTTTTCTGGTACCGTATGCGTAGGAATAAAAAAACTGTTTCGCCTTAATGCGCCGGGATCGGCAGCATATAAAGCGAAACAGTATTAAAAGTCGTGTTGTTGTGTGCGGCTTAGTCGAATAAGGATTTAATTTCTTTTTCGGTTTTTCCAAGTTTCTGTTGCAATTTTCCCCACATTTCCTGCTCTTTGCCCTCTTCGTACAACAAATCGTCGTCGGTTAAGTCGGCAAATTTCTGTTTGAGCTTTCCTTTAAACTCTTCCCAGTTTCCTTTAATTTCAGTTGAATTCGGCATAGCAATTGGTTTTAAGTAACTAATAAACTTCTTTTTCAGTTACAAAATTGCCTTTAATTGCCCGGAATCCTGTTACAGAATTTTCCCCGAATGTTACAATATAATTTTTGTGCGCTTTGATTCCGCCGCGGAAATACTTAGGTAAAACTGCAACCCAAACAGCAGTGCCGCGATCACGAGATGGATAGTCTGAGATCCGAACGGAAAATCAAGGTAGTAGATGACCACCCCTGACAGGATTTCAAAAACGATCAATCCCATAATTATATTCATTTTTCCGAAACCCAGTTTTTTACGCCGGTTAATCGCAAACAGCCAGACGTTGATGCCTAAAACCAAAAACGAAAACGAGCGATGGATATAGAATATTACAGGTGGATCCAGCAGCGCATCGTCCACATTTTGATGTCCCAGCGCCCCCACCTGCTCATCAACAAACTGGCGTACCTGTGTTCCCATGGCGATCTGGACCAAGGTCAAAAACAAGGCAAACACCATCAGTCTGCTGAACAGCGGATGGTATACGTTGCCGGATGGCCTGTCCTGCGCTTGGCGTATGATATACAGCAGGACCGCCACGATTAGTAACGCGACGACCATGTGCAACGTGATTTTCAATGGATTTAAAACGGAATAAACCACGCGTGCCCCGAGCCATCCCTGAATTCCCATCATGATGACCGTGAGCCAGGCAAGCATCGTGATGTTTTTGCGTTGTTTCCAAAACGCAAATGAGCATACTGCCATCAGCAACACGGCAATCCCCGCCAACGCGCCCGCCAGACGGTTAAGGTATTCAATCCAGGTGTGCGTCGGATTAAACACGGCGTAATCATGTTTTGTATAGGGTCGCCAATGCGAGGGGTCAT
The nucleotide sequence above comes from Flavobacterium magnum. Encoded proteins:
- a CDS encoding 2TM domain-containing protein produces the protein MKTYKESPVNENYAFAEKRVKRIKGFYTHLLIYAVINLAALIAVYFEVKTVSDFWKLKNFWMLLSWGVGLAAHAVSVFGPHVLFGPKWEERKIRQIIEKERKSQHWE
- a CDS encoding CsbD family protein; the protein is MPNSTEIKGNWEEFKGKLKQKFADLTDDDLLYEEGKEQEMWGKLQQKLGKTEKEIKSLFD
- a CDS encoding COX15/CtaA family protein, which encodes MKKYFLRFAKISLILIYIVIIAGALVRMTGSGMGCPDWPKCFGYYIPPTDIKELTWAPNREFESGQVIIKDEKLWVANDDFTTGATYDPSHWRPYTKHDYAVFNPTHTWIEYLNRLAGALAGIAVLLMAVCSFAFWKQRKNITMLAWLTVIMMGIQGWLGARVVYSVLNPLKITLHMVVALLIVAVLLYIIRQAQDRPSGNVYHPLFSRLMVFALFLTLVQIAMGTQVRQFVDEQVGALGHQNVDDALLDPPVIFYIHRSFSFLVLGINVWLFAINRRKKLGFGKMNIIMGLIVFEILSGVVIYYLDFPFGSQTIHLVIAALLFGLQFYLSISAAESKRTKIIL
- a CDS encoding LytR/AlgR family response regulator transcription factor gives rise to the protein MNLIIIEDEKPAARLLQRKLEKFGLKTATMLHSVEDAVAWFQNNPHPDLIFLDIQLSDGLSFEIFEKVDIRSAVIFTTAYDEYALRAFKLNSVDYLLKPIDEDELEAALHKFRAMIPQQPFDFESIRRMFSNPSEKNHKSRFTVKIGQHLKVIGIDEIECFYSENKGTYLHTLDNRDYLIESSLETLEQELDPDKFYRISRKFIVPLQSIREIVVYSNSRLKLILPTYKSDDVVVSREKVSDFKAWIN
- a CDS encoding 2TM domain-containing protein, translating into MQTDYRQEERFREAKKRVEELKGFYGNLTSYIVVNIGLAILNLMTSPEQLWFFWPMFGWGIGVLFHAMKVFRFTPFMGKDWEERKIRQFMEAERKRNESFKSE